From a region of the Rhodococcus sp. 4CII genome:
- a CDS encoding DUF222 domain-containing protein has translation MWRVPKPSGRDGAIGPDHARAVAKIMRKIPHAVPNSDIATAESILAECARGGTPEDVENAGHRFLAHLDPDGNWATIVTTRRRRGPVDRS, from the coding sequence GTGTGGCGTGTACCGAAACCCAGCGGACGCGACGGTGCCATCGGCCCCGACCACGCCCGCGCAGTCGCGAAGATCATGCGCAAGATCCCGCACGCCGTGCCGAACTCGGACATCGCCACAGCCGAATCCATCCTGGCCGAATGTGCGCGCGGCGGTACTCCGGAGGACGTGGAGAATGCCGGCCACCGCTTCCTCGCTCATCTCGATCCCGACGGGAACTGGGCGACGATCGTCACCACGCGGCGACGCCGAGGACCCGTCGATCGATCGTGA
- a CDS encoding DUF222 domain-containing protein produces the protein MAAAAARDTRTAAQRNHDALSAMFRVILESGILGRHRGMPVAAIISMTLDQLGKAAGGVATTATGGLLPVDDALKLAEPALPCPGARRAHRLGDHQRATRGRVRRTHRMDTAAAHRPGQKTANQSPTPCR, from the coding sequence GTGGCAGCCGCCGCAGCGAGGGACACCCGCACCGCTGCGCAGCGGAACCACGACGCCCTCAGCGCGATGTTCCGGGTGATTCTCGAATCCGGGATCCTCGGTCGGCATCGGGGTATGCCTGTCGCGGCGATCATCTCCATGACCCTCGACCAACTCGGGAAGGCAGCCGGCGGGGTGGCCACCACAGCCACCGGTGGCCTCCTCCCCGTCGACGACGCACTGAAGCTCGCCGAACCCGCACTGCCGTGCCCGGGTGCACGACGGGCCCACAGGTTGGGCGACCACCAGCGTGCCACCCGGGGACGCGTACGCCGGACGCACCGAATGGATACCGCCGCCGCGCATCGACCCGGACAGAAAACCGCGAATCAATCACCGACACCATGCCGGTGA
- a CDS encoding tyrosine-protein phosphatase → MTPIPLTSVPNLRDVGGYRTGDGQKVRTGVYYRSTDLSRVADTDLPLLADLGIRTVYDLRTADERDAAPDTLPSGARAVALDVLADKGIRSIPAQMLQVIADPMIAERELGGGRAIEYFEGSYRDFVLMPSAVSSYRALFGGLASDGALPALVHCTTGKDRTGWATAALLLLVGVSEEDVFHDYLLTNELLLPSFAGVFERFVDAGGDPALLEPVLGVRQQYLEVSLAVMREHYGTIEGYFSDGLGLDTAVQAVLRERMIAD, encoded by the coding sequence ATGACGCCGATACCGCTCACGTCCGTGCCCAACCTGCGAGACGTCGGCGGCTACCGAACCGGAGACGGCCAGAAAGTGCGCACGGGCGTGTACTACCGATCGACCGATCTCAGCCGGGTCGCGGACACGGACCTGCCGCTGCTCGCCGACCTCGGCATTCGGACGGTCTACGACCTGCGCACCGCCGACGAACGTGACGCGGCCCCCGACACTCTCCCGAGCGGGGCGCGTGCGGTCGCGTTGGATGTGCTCGCCGACAAGGGGATACGGTCGATTCCCGCCCAGATGCTCCAGGTGATCGCCGACCCGATGATCGCCGAACGCGAGCTGGGAGGCGGACGCGCGATCGAGTACTTCGAAGGCAGCTACCGCGATTTCGTCCTGATGCCGAGCGCCGTGTCGTCGTACCGGGCGTTGTTCGGCGGCCTCGCCTCGGACGGCGCCTTGCCCGCTCTCGTGCACTGCACCACGGGCAAGGACCGGACGGGCTGGGCCACCGCGGCGCTGTTGCTGCTCGTCGGGGTCAGCGAGGAGGACGTCTTCCACGACTACCTGCTGACCAACGAACTTCTGCTTCCGTCGTTTGCGGGCGTGTTCGAGCGGTTCGTCGACGCCGGCGGCGACCCGGCGTTGCTCGAGCCGGTGCTCGGAGTTCGTCAGCAGTACCTCGAGGTGTCGCTGGCCGTGATGCGCGAGCACTACGGGACCATCGAAGGGTATTTCTCCGACGGCCTCGGCCTCGACACGGCGGTTCAGGCCGTGCTGCGGGAGCGCATGATCGCGGACTGA
- a CDS encoding Lrp/AsnC family transcriptional regulator: MVESFRSDAPHTPLDDIDRVLMQELVADGRATLATLAEKAGLSISAVQSRVRRLEARKVIRGYTAKIDPDALGHGLSAFVAITPLDPSQPDDAPARLRDLPAIEACHSVAGEESYVLLVRVASPRELEHLLQEIRATANVHTRSTIILQTFYDK; encoded by the coding sequence GTGGTGGAATCTTTCCGTAGCGACGCACCCCATACTCCTCTCGACGACATCGATCGGGTCCTGATGCAGGAGCTGGTGGCCGACGGCCGGGCGACTCTGGCGACCCTGGCCGAGAAGGCCGGGCTGTCGATCTCGGCGGTGCAGTCGAGGGTACGCAGACTCGAGGCCCGCAAAGTGATCCGCGGGTACACCGCGAAGATCGATCCGGATGCGCTCGGGCACGGACTTTCCGCATTCGTCGCGATCACCCCTCTCGATCCGTCGCAGCCCGACGATGCACCCGCCCGGTTGCGGGACCTCCCCGCAATCGAAGCCTGCCATTCGGTAGCGGGGGAGGAAAGCTATGTGCTGCTGGTGCGTGTCGCGTCGCCGCGGGAGCTCGAACACCTGCTGCAGGAGATCCGGGCCACCGCCAACGTACACACCCGCAGCACCATCATCCTGCAAACATTTTACGACAAATGA
- a CDS encoding aldehyde dehydrogenase family protein, producing the protein MNLPAPEELCRRAEDALIRCGAEITEAGGPLVARTPITGTELRTVTASSADDVDRAITTAYEAFLEWRSVPAPRRGAVVRRLGQLLTEHKTDLAELVTLEAGKIPSEAQGEVQEMIDICEFAVGLSRQLYGRTMASERPGHRLMETWHPLAVVGVISAFNFPVAVWSWNTAVALVCGDTVVWKPSDRTPLTAIACDALLAQAARDVGAPAGIHAVIQGGGDVGERLVDDARVALVSATGSVRMGRAVAPRVAARFGKCLLELGGNNAAVVAPSADLDLAVRGIVFSAAGTAGQRCTSLRRLIVHSSVADELVQRISSAYGQLKVGNPFDDGVLVGPLVNRSAFDAMQTALDKARADGGTVVCGGERSGGSDSAYYVSPAVVRMPAQTSVVREETFAPILYVLTYDTFDQAIALHNEVPQGLSSSIFTTDQREAERFLAADGSDCGIANVNIGTSGAEIGGAFGGEKETGGGRESGSDAWKAYMRRATNTINYSDQLPLAQGVEFT; encoded by the coding sequence GTGAATCTTCCCGCCCCCGAGGAGTTGTGCCGACGCGCCGAGGATGCGCTGATCCGGTGCGGTGCCGAGATCACCGAGGCCGGCGGCCCACTCGTCGCGCGCACACCGATCACCGGAACCGAATTGCGCACGGTGACCGCCAGCAGCGCCGACGACGTGGACCGGGCGATCACCACAGCGTACGAGGCATTTCTGGAGTGGCGGTCCGTCCCCGCCCCTCGGCGCGGCGCCGTGGTGCGCCGGCTGGGTCAGCTTCTGACGGAGCACAAGACCGATCTGGCCGAACTCGTCACCCTCGAGGCAGGCAAGATTCCGTCCGAGGCGCAGGGCGAAGTGCAGGAGATGATCGACATCTGCGAATTCGCGGTCGGGTTGTCCCGCCAGTTGTACGGCAGGACGATGGCCTCGGAACGTCCCGGACATCGCCTCATGGAGACGTGGCATCCGCTGGCCGTGGTCGGGGTGATCTCCGCGTTCAACTTCCCCGTCGCCGTGTGGTCGTGGAACACCGCCGTCGCCCTGGTCTGCGGCGACACGGTGGTGTGGAAGCCGTCCGACCGGACTCCGCTCACGGCGATCGCGTGTGATGCCCTGCTGGCACAGGCGGCCCGGGACGTCGGCGCACCCGCAGGAATCCACGCGGTGATCCAGGGTGGGGGCGACGTCGGCGAGCGACTCGTCGACGACGCTCGCGTCGCGTTGGTCAGCGCTACCGGGTCGGTGCGGATGGGTCGCGCCGTGGCGCCACGCGTCGCCGCGCGTTTCGGCAAATGCCTGCTCGAACTGGGCGGCAACAATGCGGCGGTCGTCGCCCCGTCAGCCGATCTCGATCTGGCGGTTCGGGGCATCGTGTTCTCCGCGGCAGGAACGGCGGGGCAACGCTGCACATCCCTGCGGCGGCTGATCGTCCACTCGTCCGTCGCGGACGAACTGGTGCAACGTATCTCCTCGGCCTACGGCCAGCTGAAGGTCGGGAATCCGTTCGACGACGGCGTCCTCGTCGGTCCGCTGGTGAACCGATCCGCGTTCGACGCCATGCAGACCGCGTTGGACAAGGCCCGCGCCGACGGCGGCACCGTCGTCTGCGGCGGCGAACGCAGCGGTGGCAGCGACTCCGCCTACTACGTCTCGCCGGCCGTCGTCCGCATGCCTGCCCAGACGTCGGTGGTCCGGGAAGAGACCTTCGCACCGATCCTCTACGTCCTCACCTACGACACCTTCGATCAGGCGATCGCGTTGCACAATGAAGTGCCCCAAGGCCTTTCGTCGTCGATCTTCACCACCGATCAGCGTGAGGCCGAGCGGTTCCTCGCGGCAGACGGTTCCGACTGCGGCATCGCCAACGTGAACATCGGCACGTCCGGCGCGGAAATCGGTGGAGCCTTCGGTGGAGAGAAGGAAACGGGCGGCGGACGTGAGTCCGGGTCCGACGCATGGAAGGCCTATATGCGCCGCGCGACCAACACCATCAACTACTCCGACCAACTCCCGCTCGCACAAGGGGTGGAGTTCACCTGA
- the lat gene encoding L-lysine 6-transaminase translates to MSTAIRFTGSGGELPASQVHDVLRERILVDGFDLVLDLERSRGTHLVDLRDGTSYLDMFGFFASSALGMNNPELADDDTFRRELAVAAINKPSNSDIYTVPMARFVETFARVLGDPALPHLFFIDGGALAVENALKVAFDWKSRLNESRGLDPALGSKVLHLTEAFHGRSGYTMSLTNTEPGKVARYPKFDWPRIDSPYLADGRNVEEAERHALDQARRAFAENPSDVACFIAEPIQGEGGDHHFRPEFFQAMEALCRDNDALFVFDEVQTGCGLTGTAWAYQQLGVHPDVVAFGKKTQVCGIMAGGRVDDVPGNVFAVSSRINSTWGGNLTDMVRSRRILEIIEADRLVDRARMTGAHLLERLRGLARANADVTEPRGRGLMCAITLPTSQRRDRVVADLRDRERVLILPTGKRGIRFRPPLTVTTAELDAAVDALARVLGGTVDA, encoded by the coding sequence ATGAGCACCGCGATTCGATTCACCGGAAGTGGGGGCGAGCTGCCTGCGAGCCAGGTGCACGACGTGCTGCGCGAACGCATTCTGGTCGACGGTTTCGACCTGGTGCTCGACCTGGAACGCTCCCGCGGGACGCATCTCGTCGACCTCAGGGACGGCACCAGCTACCTGGACATGTTCGGGTTCTTCGCGTCGTCGGCCCTGGGGATGAATAACCCCGAACTCGCCGACGACGACACCTTCCGCCGGGAACTGGCGGTGGCCGCGATCAACAAGCCGAGCAACTCCGACATCTACACCGTCCCGATGGCGCGGTTCGTCGAGACGTTCGCCCGCGTGCTCGGGGATCCCGCACTGCCGCACCTCTTCTTCATCGACGGTGGCGCACTCGCCGTCGAGAACGCACTCAAGGTGGCGTTCGACTGGAAGAGCAGGCTCAACGAGAGCCGAGGGCTCGACCCGGCGCTCGGCTCGAAGGTGCTCCACCTGACCGAGGCGTTCCACGGCCGCAGCGGATACACCATGTCGCTCACCAACACCGAGCCCGGCAAGGTGGCGCGGTACCCCAAGTTCGACTGGCCGCGCATCGACTCCCCGTACCTCGCGGACGGGCGGAATGTCGAGGAAGCCGAACGTCACGCACTCGACCAGGCGCGCCGCGCCTTCGCGGAAAACCCTTCGGACGTGGCGTGTTTCATCGCCGAGCCGATCCAGGGAGAGGGGGGAGACCACCACTTCCGCCCGGAATTCTTCCAGGCGATGGAAGCACTCTGCCGAGACAACGACGCTCTCTTCGTCTTCGACGAGGTGCAGACCGGATGCGGTCTCACCGGCACCGCTTGGGCGTACCAGCAATTGGGAGTGCACCCCGACGTCGTCGCATTCGGTAAGAAGACCCAGGTCTGCGGAATCATGGCCGGCGGCAGGGTGGACGACGTCCCCGGCAACGTGTTCGCCGTCAGCTCGCGGATCAACTCCACCTGGGGTGGCAACCTCACCGACATGGTGCGGTCCCGCCGGATCCTCGAGATCATCGAGGCGGACCGGCTCGTCGACCGGGCCCGGATGACCGGGGCGCACCTCCTCGAACGACTGCGGGGACTCGCCCGCGCGAACGCCGACGTGACCGAGCCGCGGGGACGCGGCCTCATGTGCGCGATCACGCTCCCGACGTCGCAGCGACGGGACCGGGTGGTCGCGGACCTGCGGGACCGCGAGCGGGTGCTGATCCTGCCGACCGGCAAGCGTGGGATCAGGTTCCGTCCGCCCCTGACGGTGACGACCGCGGAACTCGACGCCGCCGTGGATGCGCTGGCCCGGGTGCTGGGCGGTACCGTCGACGCATGA
- a CDS encoding VOC family protein: MACRISELVLGCRDPEVLARFWCEVLDFVMLDREGDEVIEIGPREGFGGPQPTIILSRRDEPEPGNPRLHIDVNATDRDQDAELERLLELGARPADIGQTGEEPWHVLADPEGNEFCLLRARLAPL, translated from the coding sequence ATGGCATGCCGTATCAGTGAACTCGTGCTCGGTTGCCGCGATCCCGAGGTGCTGGCGCGGTTCTGGTGCGAGGTCCTGGACTTCGTGATGCTCGACCGCGAGGGCGACGAAGTCATCGAGATCGGGCCGCGCGAAGGGTTCGGCGGCCCGCAGCCGACGATCATTCTCAGCCGCCGAGACGAACCGGAACCCGGGAATCCCCGGCTGCACATCGACGTCAACGCCACCGACCGCGATCAGGACGCCGAACTCGAACGCCTCCTCGAACTCGGCGCACGCCCGGCCGACATCGGCCAGACCGGGGAAGAGCCCTGGCACGTCCTCGCCGATCCCGAAGGCAACGAATTCTGCCTGCTCCGAGCACGCCTCGCTCCACTTTGA